One Brachyspira suanatina DNA segment encodes these proteins:
- the rpiB gene encoding ribose 5-phosphate isomerase B, with the protein MKIAIGCDHSAIELKKEIIKYLEELGHNVTDFGTHSTESVDYPIYGKKVAEEVASGRYEGGVLICGTGIGISLAANKVKGIRAAVCSEPYSAKLSKLHNNSNIIAFGARVVGVDLAKMIVKEWLDAEFEGGRHAKRVGLIMKIENGEEI; encoded by the coding sequence ATGAAAATTGCTATAGGCTGTGATCATTCAGCTATCGAATTAAAAAAAGAGATAATAAAATATTTAGAGGAATTAGGACATAATGTTACTGATTTTGGCACTCATAGTACAGAAAGTGTTGATTATCCTATATATGGGAAGAAAGTTGCTGAAGAAGTTGCAAGCGGAAGATATGAAGGCGGCGTTTTAATATGCGGCACAGGTATAGGTATTTCACTTGCTGCTAATAAAGTAAAAGGTATAAGAGCTGCTGTTTGCAGTGAGCCTTATTCTGCTAAGCTTTCTAAACTGCATAATAATTCTAACATAATAGCTTTTGGTGCTAGGGTAGTTGGCGTTGATTTGGCTAAGATGATAGTTAAAGAATGGCTTGATGCTGAGTTTGAAGGCGGAAGACATGCTAAAAGAGTTGGTCTTATTATGAAAATAGAGAACGGCGAGGAAATTTAA
- the leuD gene encoding 3-isopropylmalate dehydratase small subunit, which yields MKAKGFVHKYGDNVDTDVIIPARYLNTANHKELAAHCMEDIDKDFVSKVKTGDIMVGGDNFGCGSSREHAPIAIKESGISCVIASSFARIFYRNSINIGLAILECDEASKKINAGDEVEVDFDNGIIKNITKNESYKAEPFPEFIKNIINSNGLLNSIKNSKG from the coding sequence ATGAAAGCTAAAGGTTTCGTTCATAAATATGGTGATAATGTTGATACAGATGTTATTATTCCAGCAAGATATTTAAATACTGCAAATCATAAAGAGTTAGCAGCACATTGTATGGAAGATATTGATAAAGATTTTGTAAGCAAGGTGAAAACAGGTGATATAATGGTTGGAGGAGATAATTTCGGATGCGGTTCTTCAAGAGAGCATGCTCCTATTGCCATTAAAGAATCTGGAATATCATGTGTTATAGCATCATCTTTTGCTAGAATATTTTATAGAAATTCAATTAATATAGGACTTGCTATATTGGAATGCGATGAGGCAAGCAAGAAAATAAATGCCGGCGATGAGGTTGAAGTAGATTTTGACAATGGTATAATAAAAAACATTACTAAAAATGAAAGTTATAAAGCAGAGCCTTTTCCTGAGTTTATAAAAAATATTATTAATTCTAATGGGCTTTTAAATTCTATAAAAAATTCTAAGGGGTAA
- a CDS encoding 2-isopropylmalate synthase, giving the protein MRKIKIFDTTLRDGEQSPGCTMNLAEKLEMAAELDKLGVDVIEAGFAICSDDDFNAIREVSKVVENAKLASLARCNKKDIDRAYESLAEAKHPMLHTFIATSDIHLKYKLEMTREQVLETIKESVSYAKTKFEFIEFSAEDASRSDREFLAQAYSTAIENGATTINIPDTVGYTTPLEMADLIKYLKDNVKGIENVDISVHCHDDLGLGTANSLSAVLAGATQVECTINGIGERAGNASLEEIVMGIKTRKDFYNAYTDINTKRIYKISKLLSTISGMVVAPNKAIVGANAFAHEAGIHQHGVLKERSTYEIMNVEDIGIPQNKMVLGKHSGKHAFKDRIESLGYDIDDKSLEDKFIEFKALADKKKIVTDSDIEALLIGNNDSENPTYTLNGFVVNDGNSISSLATVSIMDNQENIVEGIGKGNGPIDAAFGAIDSITSNKAKLVNYSINAITEGEDALGEVIVRLASNDKTVIGRAVSTDIIEASLKAYVNGLNKL; this is encoded by the coding sequence ATGAGAAAGATTAAGATTTTTGATACTACTTTAAGAGATGGAGAACAATCTCCTGGTTGTACTATGAATTTGGCTGAAAAATTAGAAATGGCAGCTGAATTGGATAAATTAGGTGTTGATGTTATAGAAGCTGGATTTGCTATATGTTCAGATGATGACTTCAATGCTATAAGAGAAGTTAGTAAAGTTGTAGAGAATGCTAAATTGGCTAGTTTGGCAAGATGTAATAAGAAAGATATAGACAGAGCTTATGAATCACTTGCTGAGGCAAAACATCCTATGCTTCATACATTTATAGCTACTAGCGATATACATTTAAAGTATAAACTAGAGATGACCAGAGAGCAGGTATTGGAAACTATAAAAGAATCTGTTTCTTATGCTAAAACTAAATTTGAGTTTATAGAATTTTCTGCTGAAGATGCATCAAGAAGTGATAGGGAATTTTTGGCTCAGGCTTATTCTACTGCAATAGAAAACGGTGCTACTACAATAAATATTCCTGATACTGTTGGTTATACTACTCCATTAGAAATGGCTGATTTGATAAAGTATTTAAAAGATAATGTGAAAGGTATAGAAAATGTTGATATATCTGTGCATTGTCATGATGACTTAGGACTTGGCACTGCTAATTCTTTATCTGCTGTTTTGGCTGGAGCTACTCAGGTAGAATGTACTATTAATGGTATAGGTGAGCGTGCTGGTAATGCTAGTTTGGAAGAAATTGTAATGGGCATTAAAACTAGAAAAGATTTTTATAATGCTTATACTGATATTAATACTAAAAGAATTTATAAGATTTCAAAATTATTATCTACAATTTCAGGTATGGTAGTTGCTCCTAATAAAGCTATAGTAGGTGCTAATGCTTTCGCTCATGAGGCAGGTATTCACCAACATGGGGTTTTGAAAGAACGTTCTACTTATGAGATTATGAATGTTGAAGATATAGGAATACCTCAAAATAAAATGGTATTAGGTAAGCATTCAGGAAAGCATGCTTTTAAAGATAGAATCGAATCTTTAGGTTATGATATTGATGATAAGTCTTTAGAGGATAAGTTTATAGAGTTTAAGGCTTTGGCTGATAAGAAAAAAATAGTTACTGATTCAGATATAGAAGCATTATTGATAGGTAATAATGATTCGGAAAATCCTACTTATACATTAAATGGATTCGTTGTCAATGACGGTAATTCAATATCTTCTTTGGCTACTGTATCTATTATGGATAATCAGGAGAATATTGTTGAGGGAATAGGAAAAGGAAACGGTCCTATTGATGCTGCATTCGGTGCTATAGATTCTATTACTTCTAATAAAGCTAAATTGGTTAATTATAGTATTAATGCTATTACTGAAGGTGAAGATGCTTTGGGAGAGGTTATTGTAAGATTAGCTTCTAATGATAAAACTGTTATAGGAAGAGCAGTAAGCACAGATATTATTGAAGCTAGTTTGAAAGCTTATGTTAATGGATTGAATAAGTTATAA
- the pgeF gene encoding peptidoglycan editing factor PgeF has product MNNIFYPFENDNKKIYIAILSKGNINAHDITLEYRENTEKDFFKHINFDINKAIFMHQIHKDNIVKIDESNIHLFGSRNKLVEDTDALITNLQNTPLIVQTADCVPIILYCDESKSMAAIHSGWRGTVQNITAKTIELMKKEYNANPSKMYAYIGPYIAEKDYEVGDEVAVHFKNKAMINNKWHIDNGLEIKDQMIQCGILENNIEISNINTYDEICYSYRRDGVQVGRMLTLGVIL; this is encoded by the coding sequence ATGAATAATATTTTTTATCCGTTTGAAAATGATAATAAAAAAATATATATAGCTATACTATCTAAGGGAAATATCAATGCTCATGATATTACTTTAGAATATAGAGAAAACACTGAAAAAGATTTTTTTAAACATATTAATTTTGATATAAATAAAGCTATCTTTATGCATCAAATTCATAAAGATAATATAGTTAAAATAGATGAATCTAATATTCATTTATTTGGAAGCAGAAATAAATTAGTTGAAGATACTGATGCTTTGATAACTAATCTTCAAAACACTCCTTTAATTGTTCAAACAGCTGATTGTGTTCCTATAATACTTTATTGCGATGAAAGTAAATCTATGGCAGCGATTCATTCAGGCTGGAGAGGAACTGTTCAAAATATTACAGCAAAGACTATAGAATTAATGAAAAAAGAGTATAATGCTAATCCTTCAAAAATGTATGCTTATATAGGGCCTTATATAGCCGAAAAAGATTATGAAGTAGGCGATGAGGTTGCTGTGCATTTCAAAAATAAAGCTATGATTAACAATAAATGGCATATTGATAATGGTTTAGAGATCAAAGACCAAATGATTCAATGCGGTATATTAGAAAATAATATTGAAATTTCTAATATAAATACTTATGATGAAATTTGTTATTCTTACAGACGTGATGGAGTTCAGGTTGGGAGAATGCTTACTCTTGGTGTAATCTTATAA
- a CDS encoding SanA/YdcF family protein, translating to MKILKNRYKNKILHIQNNKRIIENRIENKSGIYKFINYILLIFISLFYFLPEIIILSLISAVILYSSVSLYSKKYIYSSIEEIPYNDVALVLGTSKYMNNGQINMYFKFRMDAAYELYKSGKVKYILVSGDNRYKSYNEPRQMRLDLIKLGVNKKHIFLDFAGFRTRDSIIRANKVFELTNFTIVSQPFHNERAILIARQKNINAIAYNANNVRKLYRIRQFPRELGARALMFLDILFNKPPKFYGDIIKIEEREDAIIDKSNKLDKSKIKKL from the coding sequence ATGAAGATATTAAAAAATAGATACAAAAATAAAATATTACATATACAAAACAATAAAAGAATAATTGAAAATAGAATAGAAAATAAAAGCGGTATATATAAATTTATAAATTATATACTGCTAATTTTTATTTCTCTTTTTTATTTTCTTCCTGAAATTATTATTCTATCTCTCATATCTGCAGTAATACTATATTCATCTGTTTCACTTTATTCAAAAAAATATATATATTCTTCAATAGAAGAAATACCATATAATGATGTTGCATTGGTATTAGGAACCAGCAAATATATGAATAACGGTCAAATAAATATGTATTTCAAATTCAGAATGGATGCCGCTTATGAATTGTATAAAAGCGGAAAAGTGAAATATATACTTGTAAGCGGAGACAACAGATATAAATCATACAATGAACCTAGACAAATGCGTCTTGATTTAATAAAGTTAGGAGTAAATAAAAAGCATATCTTTTTAGACTTTGCAGGATTTAGAACAAGAGATTCTATCATAAGAGCTAATAAAGTTTTTGAACTTACAAATTTCACTATAGTTTCTCAGCCTTTTCACAATGAAAGAGCAATACTAATAGCAAGACAAAAAAATATTAATGCAATAGCGTATAATGCCAATAATGTTAGAAAACTTTACAGAATAAGACAGTTTCCAAGAGAATTAGGTGCAAGAGCTTTGATGTTTCTTGATATACTATTTAATAAACCGCCAAAATTTTATGGAGATATCATAAAAATAGAAGAAAGAGAAGATGCTATAATAGATAAAAGTAATAAACTCGATAAATCAAAAATCAAAAAATTATAA
- the ilvC gene encoding ketol-acid reductoisomerase, with amino-acid sequence MIKKYYDADCNLGLLDGKTIAIMGYGSQGHAHAQNLKDSGMNVIVGLRKDSANCKKAEEAGFKVMEVEEAAKLADIVMMLVPDEVSADIYNTQVAPHMKEGNVLMYAHGFNIHFQFVVPAKNIDVIMVAPKGPGHTVRSQYLEGRGVPSLIAVYQDFSGRAKDYALAYASGIGAGRAGILETTFREETETDLFGEQAVLCGGVTELMKAGFDTLVEAGYEPEMAYFECIHEMKLIVDLIYSGGFAMMRYSISNTAEYGDYRTGRRMITEETRKEMKKVLREIQDGTFASEFIQEFSAGRKAKFNATKKLESEHKLEKVGAELRKMMSWIKK; translated from the coding sequence ATGATAAAAAAATATTATGATGCTGATTGTAATCTAGGTTTACTAGACGGTAAAACTATAGCTATAATGGGATACGGCAGCCAAGGACATGCTCATGCTCAGAACTTAAAAGATAGCGGAATGAATGTAATTGTAGGACTTAGAAAAGACAGTGCAAACTGCAAAAAAGCAGAAGAAGCTGGATTTAAAGTAATGGAAGTTGAAGAAGCTGCTAAGCTTGCTGATATAGTAATGATGCTTGTTCCTGATGAGGTTTCAGCTGATATATATAATACTCAAGTTGCTCCTCATATGAAAGAAGGTAATGTATTAATGTATGCTCATGGATTTAATATTCATTTCCAATTTGTAGTTCCTGCTAAAAATATAGACGTTATAATGGTAGCACCAAAAGGACCTGGACATACTGTAAGAAGTCAGTATTTAGAAGGAAGAGGAGTACCTAGTTTAATAGCTGTTTATCAGGATTTCAGCGGAAGAGCAAAAGATTATGCTTTAGCTTATGCTTCAGGAATAGGTGCCGGACGTGCTGGTATATTAGAAACTACATTTAGAGAAGAAACTGAAACTGACCTTTTCGGTGAACAAGCTGTATTATGCGGCGGTGTTACTGAATTGATGAAAGCTGGATTCGATACTTTAGTAGAAGCAGGTTATGAACCAGAAATGGCTTATTTTGAATGTATACATGAAATGAAATTGATTGTTGATTTAATATATTCAGGCGGATTTGCTATGATGAGATATTCTATTTCAAATACTGCTGAATACGGCGATTACAGAACTGGAAGAAGAATGATCACTGAAGAAACTAGAAAAGAAATGAAAAAAGTATTAAGAGAGATACAAGACGGTACTTTTGCTAGTGAGTTTATTCAAGAGTTTAGTGCAGGCCGCAAAGCTAAATTTAATGCTACTAAAAAATTAGAAAGCGAGCATAAATTAGAGAAAGTCGGTGCTGAATTGAGAAAGATGATGAGTTGGATTAAAAAGTAA
- the ilvB gene encoding biosynthetic-type acetolactate synthase large subunit: MKLNGSDIIMEVLIEENVDTVFGYPGGAALFIYDAIYKYRDKIKHIMPTDETGACHAADGYARASGKTGVVIATSGPGATNLVTPLATAYMDSVPLIAITANVPESLIGKDSFQEVYIAGITMPITKHNFVVRDINDLANIIRKAFVIANTGRKGPVLIDIPKNFTFTETEYERKEKFVPKHVKISAEDEKTIEEVAKLINESKRPIIYFGGGAKNSSNKLREFMINSNIPSVHTLMGAGVLGYNEKLNIGLLGMHGSATANKVMNEADLILAVGTRFSDRVALNTSKFGGVAKKVHIDIDKSEINKNVHVDYSIIGDLNDVLDRFNKLVKRVEDDEWVKYLADLRAKEIKEDSDRNTKKDGIYPSKVMDIIGDKTKDEAIYVTDVGQHQMWAVQYIRHTKPRSFITSGGLGTMGFGYGAALGVQVAKPDRRVIHITGDGSFYMNLNEVSTAVEYNLPVITIILNNSTLGMVRQWQTIFYDKRYSSTDINKKMDYVKVAEGFGAKGFRCETIKEFETAFEEALKCNCPVWIECVIDKDLKVLPMIPAGGTIDDIIVD, from the coding sequence ATGAAGTTAAACGGTTCTGATATAATAATGGAAGTTCTAATAGAGGAAAATGTTGATACTGTATTTGGCTATCCAGGAGGAGCAGCTTTATTTATATATGATGCTATCTATAAATATAGAGATAAAATTAAACATATAATGCCTACAGATGAAACAGGAGCTTGTCATGCAGCAGATGGCTATGCAAGAGCAAGCGGAAAAACTGGAGTTGTAATTGCTACAAGCGGACCAGGTGCTACTAATTTGGTAACACCATTGGCAACAGCATATATGGACAGCGTTCCTTTAATTGCTATAACTGCAAATGTACCTGAAAGTTTAATAGGTAAAGATTCATTTCAGGAGGTTTATATTGCTGGTATTACAATGCCTATTACTAAACATAATTTTGTTGTAAGAGATATTAATGATTTAGCAAATATAATAAGAAAGGCATTTGTTATAGCTAATACAGGAAGAAAAGGGCCTGTTTTAATAGATATACCAAAAAATTTCACATTTACAGAAACAGAATACGAAAGAAAAGAAAAATTTGTTCCTAAGCATGTTAAAATAAGTGCTGAAGATGAAAAAACTATAGAAGAAGTAGCAAAATTAATAAATGAATCAAAAAGACCTATTATATATTTCGGAGGTGGTGCTAAGAATTCAAGCAATAAATTAAGAGAGTTTATGATTAACTCCAATATACCTTCAGTTCATACATTAATGGGAGCTGGAGTATTAGGTTATAATGAAAAATTAAATATAGGTCTTTTGGGAATGCATGGTTCTGCTACAGCTAATAAGGTGATGAATGAAGCAGACTTGATACTTGCCGTTGGAACTAGATTCAGTGATAGAGTTGCTTTGAATACTTCTAAATTCGGAGGAGTTGCTAAAAAGGTTCATATAGATATTGATAAGAGCGAAATAAACAAGAATGTTCATGTTGATTATAGTATAATAGGCGACTTGAATGATGTATTGGATAGATTTAATAAACTTGTAAAAAGAGTGGAAGATGATGAATGGGTAAAGTATTTGGCAGATTTAAGAGCTAAAGAGATTAAAGAAGATTCAGACAGAAACACCAAGAAAGACGGTATTTATCCAAGTAAAGTTATGGATATAATAGGGGATAAAACTAAAGATGAAGCTATTTATGTTACAGATGTAGGACAGCATCAAATGTGGGCAGTTCAATATATAAGACATACCAAGCCAAGAAGTTTTATAACAAGCGGCGGTTTGGGTACTATGGGATTCGGATATGGTGCTGCTTTAGGCGTTCAGGTTGCCAAGCCGGATAGAAGAGTAATACATATAACAGGAGACGGCTCTTTCTATATGAATTTGAATGAAGTATCTACTGCTGTTGAATATAATCTTCCTGTTATAACAATAATATTAAATAATAGTACATTAGGTATGGTTAGGCAATGGCAGACTATATTTTATGATAAAAGATATTCCAGCACAGATATAAATAAAAAAATGGATTATGTTAAAGTTGCTGAAGGTTTCGGTGCTAAAGGTTTCAGATGCGAAACTATAAAAGAATTTGAAACAGCTTTTGAAGAGGCTTTGAAATGTAATTGTCCTGTATGGATAGAATGTGTTATAGATAAAGATTTGAAAGTTTTACCTATGATTCCAGCCGGCGGTACTATAGATGATATAATAGTAGATTAA
- the ilvN gene encoding acetolactate synthase small subunit, whose product MDKKQRRVLVLFVDNSSGVLNRITLLFSQKGFNIETITCSVTCVPSISRMTIVTEGDDTQISHIIKQTYKLIEVHSVHLIDHTNSIIRDLLLVKIEIDDSNRRKACDITNAHSGVILDIGKKSMIVEITASVTVIDGYLEALKDFNILELSRTGVTSIQLGDEVPDMNIINNFEF is encoded by the coding sequence ATGGATAAGAAACAAAGAAGGGTTTTAGTTTTATTTGTAGATAACAGTTCAGGTGTATTAAATAGAATAACTTTATTATTCAGCCAAAAAGGTTTTAATATAGAAACCATTACTTGTTCTGTAACTTGTGTTCCTAGCATATCAAGAATGACTATAGTTACTGAAGGCGATGATACACAAATATCACATATTATAAAGCAGACTTATAAACTTATAGAAGTTCACTCTGTTCATTTAATAGATCATACTAATAGTATAATAAGAGATTTATTATTAGTAAAAATAGAAATTGATGACAGCAATAGAAGAAAAGCCTGCGATATAACTAATGCACATAGCGGAGTTATACTTGATATAGGGAAAAAAAGCATGATAGTTGAAATTACTGCTTCTGTTACAGTAATAGACGGCTATTTAGAAGCATTGAAAGATTTCAATATTTTAGAGCTTTCAAGAACAGGAGTAACTTCAATACAATTAGGCGATGAAGTACCTGATATGAATATAATCAATAATTTTGAATTTTAA
- the leuC gene encoding 3-isopropylmalate dehydratase large subunit: protein MTITQKILAAHAGVEKVEAGELIMVKTDLVLGNDITSPVAINEFEKYGFDKVFDKEKIALVMDHFAPNKDIKAAEQCKQCRDFANKYDISNYYDVGDMGVEHALLPEKGLVAPGEVIIGADSHTCTYGAFGAFSTGVGSTDMAAAMATGQVWFKVPSAIKFNLKGKLKPNVSGKDVILHIIGMIGVDGALYKSMEFRGEGVSSLTMDDRACIANMAIEAGAKNGIFEVDDQTIEYLKDIVKRDYTVFKADDDAVYEKEYDIDLSLVEPTVACPHLPENTKEAKELKNIKVDQVVIGSCTNGRLSDMATAANILKGKKVAKGVRCIVIPATQKVYKECIKLGYMDIFIDAGCAVSTPTCGPCLGGYMGILAHDEVAVTTTNRNFVGRMGDKTSKVYLASPATAAYSAITGYITEPK, encoded by the coding sequence ATGACTATTACTCAGAAAATTTTAGCTGCTCATGCGGGCGTTGAAAAAGTAGAGGCAGGCGAACTTATCATGGTTAAAACTGATTTAGTTTTAGGAAATGATATTACAAGTCCTGTTGCTATAAATGAATTTGAAAAGTATGGTTTTGATAAAGTTTTTGATAAAGAAAAAATAGCTTTGGTTATGGATCACTTTGCTCCTAACAAAGATATCAAAGCTGCAGAGCAATGCAAACAATGCAGAGATTTTGCTAATAAATATGATATTTCTAATTATTATGATGTTGGAGATATGGGAGTTGAGCATGCACTTTTACCTGAAAAAGGATTAGTGGCTCCTGGTGAAGTTATAATAGGGGCAGACTCTCATACTTGTACTTACGGAGCTTTCGGAGCTTTTTCTACAGGAGTAGGAAGTACTGATATGGCTGCTGCTATGGCTACAGGACAGGTTTGGTTTAAAGTTCCTTCTGCCATTAAATTCAATCTTAAAGGAAAATTAAAACCTAATGTATCAGGTAAAGATGTTATACTTCATATTATAGGTATGATAGGAGTTGACGGAGCATTATATAAGTCAATGGAGTTTAGAGGTGAAGGAGTTTCATCTCTTACTATGGATGATAGAGCTTGTATTGCTAACATGGCTATTGAGGCAGGAGCTAAAAACGGAATATTTGAAGTTGATGATCAAACAATAGAATACTTAAAAGATATAGTAAAAAGAGATTACACTGTTTTCAAAGCTGATGATGATGCAGTTTATGAAAAAGAGTATGATATTGATTTATCTTTGGTAGAGCCTACAGTGGCATGTCCTCATTTACCGGAGAATACAAAAGAAGCTAAAGAATTAAAGAATATAAAAGTTGATCAGGTGGTTATAGGTTCTTGTACTAATGGAAGATTATCTGATATGGCAACAGCTGCTAATATTTTGAAAGGCAAAAAAGTAGCTAAGGGTGTGAGATGTATAGTTATTCCAGCCACTCAGAAAGTTTATAAAGAATGTATCAAATTAGGTTATATGGATATATTTATTGATGCAGGTTGTGCGGTATCTACACCTACATGCGGACCTTGTTTGGGCGGATATATGGGAATACTTGCTCATGATGAAGTTGCTGTTACTACAACTAATAGAAACTTTGTTGGAAGAATGGGAGATAAAACTTCAAAAGTATATTTGGCTAGTCCTGCTACTGCTGCATATAGTGCTATAACAGGATATATAACAGAGCCTAAATGA
- the leuB gene encoding 3-isopropylmalate dehydrogenase: MEKNIVVIKGDGVGPEVVEKAIDVLNRVAEKYSHKFNLEYVDMGGCSIDKYGVPLTDENLEKCIKSDSVLLGSVGGPKWDNVAPENRPERGLLKLRKGMGLYANIRPTKILKSLEYASPLKETICKDMVDFIMVRELTGGVYFGEHKFEVVDGVRQATDLMLYTETEIHRIGKVAFELARNSKRPLTSVDKANVLHTSKLWREVMNNLAKEYSDVKYNDMYVDNAAMQIASNPSQFGVIVTENMFGDILSDEASVISGSIGMAPSASLSDGSVGLYEPIHGSAPDIAGKDLVNPIGTILSLAMMLRYSFKMEKEAEDVEKAVYKAIDDGYRTADIMPKHNMMTYLYKQVRCSEMGDIIVSNI, encoded by the coding sequence ATGGAAAAGAATATTGTTGTTATTAAGGGTGATGGAGTAGGTCCTGAAGTAGTAGAAAAAGCTATTGATGTACTTAATAGAGTAGCTGAAAAATATTCTCACAAATTTAATTTAGAATATGTTGATATGGGCGGATGTTCTATTGATAAATATGGAGTTCCTCTAACAGATGAAAATTTAGAGAAATGTATTAAGTCCGATTCAGTACTTCTTGGTTCTGTAGGAGGACCTAAATGGGATAATGTTGCTCCTGAAAACAGACCTGAAAGAGGATTATTAAAACTTCGTAAGGGAATGGGATTATATGCTAATATAAGACCTACTAAAATATTAAAGTCTTTAGAATATGCTTCTCCTCTTAAAGAAACTATATGTAAAGATATGGTTGATTTTATTATGGTGAGAGAGCTTACTGGAGGAGTATATTTTGGAGAGCATAAATTTGAAGTAGTTGATGGAGTTAGACAGGCTACTGATCTTATGCTTTATACAGAAACAGAAATTCATAGAATAGGAAAAGTTGCTTTTGAATTAGCTAGAAATTCAAAAAGACCTTTAACTTCTGTTGATAAGGCTAATGTACTTCATACTTCTAAATTATGGCGTGAAGTTATGAACAATTTAGCTAAAGAATATAGTGATGTTAAATATAATGATATGTATGTTGATAATGCCGCTATGCAAATAGCTTCAAATCCTTCACAATTTGGAGTTATAGTAACAGAAAATATGTTTGGAGATATACTTTCTGATGAGGCCAGTGTTATAAGCGGTTCTATTGGTATGGCTCCTTCTGCTAGTCTTTCTGACGGATCTGTGGGATTATATGAGCCTATACATGGTTCAGCTCCAGATATAGCAGGTAAAGATTTAGTTAATCCTATAGGAACAATACTTTCTCTTGCTATGATGCTTAGATATTCTTTTAAAATGGAAAAAGAGGCTGAAGATGTAGAAAAAGCTGTTTATAAGGCTATAGATGATGGTTACAGAACTGCAGATATAATGCCTAAGCACAATATGATGACTTACTTATATAAACAGGTGAGATGTTCTGAGATGGGTGATATAATAGTATCTAATATATAA
- a CDS encoding acyl-[acyl-carrier-protein] thioesterase encodes MYEMKTIVGTSQIDKDGLLKTSSIFDLMQDCSFFQLDSEEDLTKYFNENNVSMFLVSRQVDIYKLPKYSDKVIVRTYVYECNEAYGYRNTVIYDENYNELAICYAIGGFVDLSNGNLIRVPSSFIENFKFDEKQEMNYLPRKIKVDNNLLKEVDRFKVKKYFIDDNNHVNNARYIDMAIDYVDDYYKRIRIEYRVPAALGDTIIVKKAVIDDKVLLKFDSEDNKTYAILEFSYSL; translated from the coding sequence ATGTATGAAATGAAAACAATTGTGGGGACGAGTCAGATTGATAAAGACGGGCTTTTAAAAACATCATCAATATTTGATCTTATGCAAGACTGTTCTTTTTTTCAATTAGATTCGGAAGAAGATCTTACAAAATATTTTAATGAAAATAATGTAAGTATGTTTTTGGTATCTAGGCAAGTTGATATATATAAACTTCCAAAGTATAGCGATAAAGTTATAGTAAGAACTTATGTATATGAATGTAATGAGGCTTATGGTTATAGAAATACAGTAATATATGATGAAAATTATAATGAACTTGCTATTTGCTATGCTATAGGAGGATTTGTAGATTTATCTAATGGTAATTTAATTAGAGTACCTTCATCATTTATAGAAAATTTCAAATTTGATGAGAAGCAGGAAATGAATTATTTACCTAGAAAAATAAAAGTTGACAATAATTTATTAAAAGAAGTTGACAGATTTAAAGTAAAAAAATATTTTATAGATGATAATAATCATGTGAATAATGCAAGATATATTGATATGGCAATAGATTATGTTGATGATTATTATAAAAGAATAAGGATTGAATATAGAGTACCTGCTGCATTGGGAGATACTATAATTGTAAAGAAAGCTGTAATTGATGATAAAGTTTTATTAAAGTTTGACAGCGAAGACAATAAGACTTATGCTATACTAGAGTTCTCTTATAGTTTATAA